One segment of Rhodanobacter thiooxydans DNA contains the following:
- a CDS encoding CBS domain-containing protein, whose translation MSQVKHLLQGKGNAIYSIAPDAPVLEAIKHMAEHRIGALLVMRGEQLVGVMSERDYARKVILQGRSSSQTAVSDIMSSTPLTVGPDTDVFDCMRLCTDSRIRHLPVVEDGKVVGVISIGDLVKAVIDAQAEQIEHLQRYITS comes from the coding sequence ATGAGCCAGGTCAAACATCTGCTGCAGGGCAAGGGCAACGCGATCTACAGCATTGCACCGGATGCGCCGGTACTCGAGGCGATCAAGCACATGGCCGAACACCGGATCGGCGCACTGCTGGTGATGCGCGGTGAGCAACTGGTCGGCGTCATGTCCGAACGCGACTACGCGCGCAAGGTGATCCTGCAGGGCCGCTCCTCGTCGCAGACCGCCGTGTCCGACATCATGAGCAGCACCCCGCTGACCGTCGGCCCGGACACCGACGTGTTCGACTGCATGCGCCTGTGCACCGACAGCCGCATCCGCCACCTGCCGGTGGTAGAGGACGGCAAGGTGGTGGGGGTGATCTCGATCGGCGATCTGGTCAAGGCGGTGATCGACGCGCAGGCCGAGCAGATCGAGCACCTGCAGCGTTACATCACGAGTTGA
- a CDS encoding Hsp33 family molecular chaperone HslO has product MENLPVKDVLHRFLLERAGVRGTLVRLGPAWREVADRASYPSALHALLGEALAASALLTGNIKLDGALSIELKSAGALRLLFAECSDQGRLRGLARWNEPLPEPLALDVLADAIMAITIGNVDRGQRYQGLVDLQHADLAGSLEDYFVQSEQLPARILLAADGEHAVGLMLQKMPGEGGRDAVQDDDAWNRVVHLTATLGAQELLASAPEQLLYRLYHEESVRLFEPRPLAFGCSCSRERVSAMLRSLGRDEVEAALAARNDEIEVICEFCAQRYHFDRIDAEHLLSESAAPAAPDTAQ; this is encoded by the coding sequence GTGGAAAACCTGCCTGTCAAAGACGTGCTGCACCGCTTCCTGCTGGAGCGCGCCGGGGTGCGCGGCACCCTGGTACGACTGGGGCCGGCCTGGCGCGAAGTGGCCGACCGCGCCAGCTACCCGTCGGCGCTGCACGCCTTGCTGGGCGAGGCGCTGGCCGCCAGCGCGCTGCTGACCGGCAACATCAAGCTGGACGGCGCGCTGTCGATCGAGCTGAAAAGCGCCGGTGCGCTGCGCTTGCTGTTCGCCGAGTGCAGCGACCAGGGCCGTCTGCGCGGACTGGCGCGCTGGAACGAGCCGTTGCCCGAACCGCTGGCGCTGGATGTGCTGGCCGACGCGATCATGGCCATCACCATCGGCAACGTGGACCGCGGCCAGCGTTACCAGGGCCTGGTCGACCTGCAGCACGCTGACCTGGCCGGTTCGCTGGAAGACTATTTCGTGCAGTCCGAACAGTTGCCGGCGCGGATCCTGCTGGCCGCCGACGGCGAGCATGCAGTAGGTCTGATGCTGCAGAAGATGCCGGGCGAGGGCGGCCGCGATGCCGTGCAGGACGACGATGCGTGGAATCGCGTGGTGCACCTGACCGCCACCCTGGGCGCGCAGGAACTGCTGGCCAGCGCGCCGGAGCAACTGCTGTACCGGCTCTACCACGAGGAGTCGGTGCGCCTGTTCGAGCCGCGTCCGCTGGCCTTTGGCTGCAGCTGCAGCCGCGAGCGGGTAAGCGCGATGCTGCGTTCGCTCGGTCGCGACGAAGTCGAGGCGGCGCTGGCTGCGCGCAACGACGAGATCGAGGTGATCTGCGAGTTCTGCGCGCAGCGCTACCACTTCGACCGCATCGATGCCGAGCACCTGCTCAGCGAAAGTGCAGCGCCGGCCGCGCCGGATACGGCGCAGTGA
- a CDS encoding TetR/AcrR family transcriptional regulator: MNVSSKPERTRLSAEDWELAALQMIAEHGVGALAVEALARQLGVTKGSFYWHFRTREALLHAALERWEQYGEREVLGQIEQISDPRKRLPELFRRVAHELQPHRVYAALLKALDHPQVVPVMARVSQRRMEFLTTAYRESGLPPPQALNRARLTYAAYVGFLQLNFTLGLPRLNLEEFDAYVEHMIATLIPA, from the coding sequence ATGAATGTCAGTAGCAAGCCAGAACGCACCCGGCTGTCAGCCGAGGATTGGGAACTTGCCGCCCTGCAGATGATTGCCGAACACGGCGTCGGCGCACTGGCCGTGGAGGCCCTGGCGCGCCAGCTGGGCGTGACCAAGGGCAGTTTCTACTGGCATTTCCGTACCCGTGAAGCCCTGCTGCATGCCGCGCTGGAGCGCTGGGAGCAGTACGGCGAGCGCGAGGTGCTGGGCCAGATCGAACAGATCAGCGACCCGCGCAAGCGCCTGCCCGAACTGTTCCGCCGCGTCGCGCACGAGCTGCAGCCGCACCGGGTTTACGCTGCACTGCTGAAGGCGCTGGATCACCCGCAGGTGGTGCCGGTGATGGCGCGCGTGTCGCAGCGGCGTATGGAATTCCTGACCACGGCCTACCGCGAGTCCGGCCTGCCGCCGCCGCAGGCCTTGAACCGGGCCCGCCTGACCTATGCCGCCTACGTCGGTTTCCTGCAGCTCAACTTCACCCTCGGACTGCCGCGGCTGAATCTCGAAGAGTTCGACGCCTATGTCGAGCACATGATCGCGACCCTGATTCCGGCCTGA
- a CDS encoding RNA polymerase sigma factor, translating into MSPASAGANDSDDVRAAAAGDRHAFQRLYRLHVGRVHGAVYRLAGYDLARAEDLTQDAFVRAWQKLPDFRHESAFGTWLYRLAVNVALMDIRARGANPVSMLDDEHLPDSAETPFCAAEREELERAVGKLPPRARAVLVLHDIEGWKHEEIAAELDMAVGTSKAQLHRARGLLRKVLGESA; encoded by the coding sequence ATGTCGCCTGCCTCAGCGGGAGCCAACGACAGCGATGACGTGCGCGCCGCGGCTGCCGGCGACCGCCACGCGTTCCAGCGACTGTACCGGCTGCACGTGGGCCGCGTGCACGGCGCGGTGTACCGACTCGCCGGCTACGACCTCGCCCGCGCCGAGGACCTCACCCAGGATGCGTTCGTCCGCGCTTGGCAGAAACTGCCCGACTTCCGCCACGAAAGCGCGTTCGGCACCTGGCTGTACCGGCTGGCGGTGAACGTGGCACTGATGGATATCCGCGCCCGCGGCGCCAACCCGGTCAGCATGCTCGACGACGAACACCTGCCGGATTCCGCCGAAACACCGTTCTGCGCCGCCGAGCGGGAGGAACTGGAACGGGCCGTCGGCAAGCTGCCGCCACGCGCGCGCGCCGTGCTGGTGCTGCACGACATCGAAGGCTGGAAGCACGAAGAGATCGCGGCCGAACTGGACATGGCCGTCGGCACCTCGAAAGCGCAACTGCACCGCGCCCGCGGCCTGCTGCGCAAGGTATTGGGAGAAAGCGCATGA
- a CDS encoding phosphoenolpyruvate carboxykinase (GTP), translating into MASKLEALEQWVNQVAALTRPAQIHWCDGSDAEYQALVQQMLADGTLLELNQQTHPGCYLHRSHPTDVARVEHLTLVCHPNKEDAGPNNHWMDPAEAHAKIDALFDGCMEGRTLYVIPYCMGPIDSPLARCGVEITDSPYVVANMKIMTRMGAAAQARIEREGHFVKGLHSRGELDPERRWIMHFPAELSIKSYGSGYGGNALLGKKCHALRIASNQARSEGWLAEHMLIVGIENPRGETHYVAAAFPSACGKTNLSMLIPPEGYLRDGWKVWTVGDDICWMRPGADGRLYAINPEAGFFGVAPGTSDSTNHNAMQSISHDTIFTNVAVTADNQPWWEGLPGTPVTDWQGRPYDPANGPAAHPNSRFTVSAKQCPTWSEMAEAAQGVPISAIVFGGRRPSLLPLVMEARDWSHGVLMGAAMGSETTAAATGAVGVLRRDSMAMKPFCGYHYGDYFAHWLSFDRPGVKLPKVFHVNWFRKGADGKFLWPGFGDNLRVLEWMIDRAEGRVSGVETPIGILPGEGELKLDGLRLDRARLDELLDVDLAGWQAELSAIGEYLDGFAPRLPERLRREQQRVADALDAASDQPRREAAAS; encoded by the coding sequence ATGGCCAGCAAGCTGGAAGCGCTCGAACAGTGGGTCAACCAGGTGGCGGCGCTGACCCGCCCCGCGCAGATCCACTGGTGCGACGGCTCGGATGCCGAATACCAGGCTTTGGTGCAGCAGATGCTGGCCGACGGCACCCTGCTCGAACTGAACCAGCAGACCCATCCGGGTTGCTACCTGCACCGCTCCCACCCCACCGACGTGGCCCGCGTCGAGCACCTCACCCTGGTCTGCCACCCGAACAAGGAAGACGCCGGCCCGAACAACCACTGGATGGACCCGGCCGAGGCGCACGCGAAGATCGACGCGCTGTTCGACGGTTGCATGGAAGGTCGCACCCTGTACGTGATCCCGTACTGCATGGGTCCGATCGACTCGCCGCTGGCGCGCTGCGGCGTGGAGATCACCGACAGCCCGTACGTGGTCGCCAACATGAAGATCATGACCCGCATGGGCGCCGCCGCGCAGGCGCGTATCGAACGTGAAGGCCACTTCGTCAAGGGTCTGCATTCCAGGGGCGAGCTCGACCCCGAGCGACGCTGGATCATGCACTTCCCGGCCGAGCTGTCGATCAAGTCCTACGGCTCCGGCTACGGCGGCAACGCGTTGCTCGGCAAGAAATGCCATGCCTTGCGCATCGCGTCGAACCAGGCACGCAGCGAAGGCTGGCTGGCCGAACACATGCTGATCGTCGGCATCGAGAACCCGCGGGGCGAGACCCACTACGTCGCCGCCGCGTTCCCGTCCGCCTGCGGCAAGACCAACCTGTCGATGCTGATTCCGCCGGAAGGCTACCTGCGCGACGGCTGGAAGGTATGGACGGTCGGCGACGACATTTGCTGGATGCGCCCCGGCGCGGATGGACGGCTGTACGCGATCAACCCGGAAGCCGGCTTCTTCGGCGTGGCGCCGGGCACCAGCGACAGCACCAATCACAACGCGATGCAGAGCATCTCGCACGACACCATCTTCACCAACGTCGCCGTCACCGCCGACAACCAGCCGTGGTGGGAAGGCCTGCCCGGCACGCCGGTCACCGACTGGCAGGGCCGTCCGTACGACCCGGCCAATGGCCCGGCCGCGCATCCCAATTCCCGCTTCACGGTCAGTGCGAAGCAATGCCCGACTTGGTCGGAGATGGCCGAAGCCGCGCAAGGTGTGCCGATCAGCGCGATCGTGTTCGGCGGTCGTCGGCCGTCGCTGCTGCCGCTGGTGATGGAGGCGCGCGACTGGAGCCACGGCGTGCTGATGGGCGCGGCGATGGGTTCGGAAACCACCGCCGCCGCCACCGGCGCGGTCGGCGTGCTGCGCCGCGACTCGATGGCGATGAAGCCGTTCTGCGGCTACCACTACGGCGACTACTTCGCGCACTGGCTGTCGTTCGACCGGCCCGGTGTCAAGTTGCCGAAGGTGTTCCACGTCAACTGGTTCCGCAAGGGCGCCGACGGCAAGTTCCTGTGGCCCGGCTTCGGTGACAACCTGCGCGTGCTGGAATGGATGATCGACCGCGCCGAAGGCCGCGTCAGCGGCGTCGAGACGCCGATCGGCATCCTGCCCGGCGAGGGCGAGCTGAAGCTGGACGGACTCAGGCTCGACCGCGCCCGGCTCGACGAGCTGCTCGACGTGGACCTCGCCGGCTGGCAGGCCGAGCTGTCCGCCATCGGCGAATACCTGGACGGCTTCGCTCCACGCCTGCCCGAACGCCTGCGCCGGGAACAGCAGCGCGTGGCCGACGCGCTGGATGCCGCCAGCGACCAGCCGCGCCGCGAAGCCGCCGCCTCCTGA
- a CDS encoding bifunctional diguanylate cyclase/phosphodiesterase, producing the protein MSATPTIRSSQPPTVVRDLAAMHTAVERLFEAPDAAGVMEVCELLLGNFGVHGRLRWRRMDELPAPLAGQMDLAEDPQGPRTLILEWADLPLPEVVRDRLDWLGRLADIRLRQLAETSRLYEAISRLAQAERLQRALYAIAEQAGAEHDMPEMMRSLHAIVSSLMYAENFYIVLYDAATDTVRFPYYVDIADTDPPPPEQNLPLHDMLHSLTWNLLQEGRPLMGSFEELKQQFGDHFVPIGPTCEYWLGAPLLRGGHVVGGIVMQSYRADTHYSHHDLELLNYVAQHVQTALERREAHLELGRRVTDRTAALREANRVLRQQVLQRQRGERLQAALFRIAELANTSDSLEKFYAAMHQVISGLLYARNFYIALVDDENGYLTFPYSVDDVDSVRLPRAHGRGATEYVLRHAKPLLATPEEIDRLSAEGEISRFGAPSVCWLGVPLIWGGKAMGVLALQSYSPEHTYNERDQELLTFVSYHIANALQRKQAATSLKHAYAGLERRVTERTRALALANRDLREQIAERERVERRLKYETLHDSLTGLPNRTLLLQRLEQAMQRYSANPVEQFAVLFIDLDRFKVINDSVGHLVGDDLLFQVGGRIRACLKTRDVVARLGGDEFAVLLEGIVDTHKATLIAERIISELQTPFRLGTKEIFTSASIGIALSGPHYRQPEELLRDADAAMYNAKDGGRHRAAMFDDRLRREALSLLDMESDLRHALSRNEFEPFYQPIVELADGRVAGYEALLRWHHPERGLLPPHDFLLIAEECGCAEAIDWQIFEQVCTQAVRLIGTEGFISINVSGRHFRSADLDQRLLALFDQYAVPTRCIRIEVTEHALLENPTQVKQMLQNLRSHGVGIALDDFGTGYSSLSYLHQYPFETLKIDRSFITELPPDDAETQGLALVRAIQVLADSLRMKVIAEGIEEESQRQALLRVGCRYGQGFLFAEAQPASTWLGADKPLLLA; encoded by the coding sequence ATGAGCGCCACACCGACGATCCGTTCATCCCAGCCACCGACGGTGGTTCGGGATCTTGCGGCCATGCACACGGCGGTCGAGCGGCTGTTCGAGGCCCCCGACGCCGCCGGCGTGATGGAAGTCTGCGAGCTCCTGTTGGGCAATTTCGGAGTCCACGGTCGCTTGCGCTGGCGGCGCATGGACGAGCTGCCCGCTCCGCTGGCCGGGCAGATGGATCTGGCCGAGGATCCGCAAGGCCCACGCACCCTGATCCTCGAATGGGCCGACCTGCCGCTGCCCGAGGTCGTGCGCGACCGGCTGGACTGGCTGGGCCGGCTGGCCGATATCCGCCTGCGCCAGCTGGCCGAGACCAGCCGCCTGTACGAGGCGATCTCGCGGCTGGCACAGGCCGAGCGGCTGCAGCGCGCGCTCTACGCGATCGCCGAGCAGGCCGGCGCCGAGCACGACATGCCCGAGATGATGCGCTCGCTGCATGCCATCGTCAGCAGCCTGATGTACGCGGAAAATTTCTACATCGTGCTGTACGACGCAGCCACCGACACGGTTCGCTTTCCCTATTACGTCGACATCGCCGATACCGATCCGCCGCCGCCGGAGCAGAACCTGCCGTTGCACGACATGCTGCACAGCCTCACCTGGAACCTGCTGCAGGAAGGCCGGCCGCTGATGGGTTCATTCGAGGAGCTGAAGCAGCAGTTCGGCGACCACTTCGTCCCGATCGGCCCCACTTGCGAGTACTGGCTGGGCGCACCGCTGCTACGCGGCGGTCACGTCGTCGGCGGCATCGTGATGCAGAGCTATCGCGCCGACACCCATTACTCGCATCACGACCTGGAACTGCTGAACTACGTGGCCCAGCATGTGCAGACCGCGCTGGAGCGACGCGAGGCACACCTCGAGCTGGGCCGCCGGGTGACCGACCGCACCGCCGCGCTGCGCGAGGCAAATCGCGTGCTGCGCCAGCAGGTGCTGCAGCGCCAGCGCGGCGAACGCCTGCAGGCGGCGCTGTTCCGCATCGCCGAGCTGGCCAACACCTCGGACAGCCTGGAAAAATTCTACGCGGCGATGCACCAGGTGATCAGCGGCCTGCTGTACGCGCGCAACTTCTACATCGCGTTGGTCGACGACGAGAACGGCTACCTCACCTTCCCCTACTCGGTGGACGACGTGGACAGCGTGCGCCTGCCGCGCGCGCACGGCCGCGGAGCCACCGAATACGTGCTGCGCCACGCCAAGCCGCTGCTGGCCACGCCGGAGGAGATCGACCGACTCAGTGCAGAGGGCGAGATCAGCCGCTTCGGCGCACCCTCGGTGTGCTGGCTCGGCGTGCCGCTGATCTGGGGCGGCAAGGCGATGGGCGTGCTGGCGCTGCAAAGCTACTCGCCCGAGCACACCTACAACGAGCGCGACCAGGAACTGCTGACCTTCGTCAGCTACCACATCGCCAACGCGCTGCAGCGCAAGCAGGCGGCGACATCGCTGAAACACGCCTACGCCGGGCTGGAGCGCCGCGTCACCGAACGCACCCGCGCGCTGGCGCTGGCCAACCGCGACCTGCGCGAACAGATCGCCGAGCGCGAGCGCGTCGAACGCCGGCTGAAGTACGAAACCCTGCACGACTCGCTGACCGGCCTGCCGAACCGCACTCTGCTGCTGCAGCGACTGGAGCAGGCGATGCAGCGCTACAGCGCGAACCCGGTCGAGCAGTTCGCCGTGCTGTTCATCGACCTGGACCGTTTCAAGGTGATCAACGACTCGGTCGGCCATCTGGTCGGCGACGACCTGCTGTTCCAGGTCGGCGGCCGCATCCGTGCCTGCCTGAAGACGCGCGACGTGGTCGCGCGCCTGGGCGGCGACGAGTTCGCGGTGCTGCTGGAAGGCATCGTCGATACCCACAAGGCGACGCTGATCGCCGAGCGCATCATCAGCGAACTGCAGACGCCGTTCCGGCTCGGCACCAAGGAGATCTTCACTTCCGCCTCGATCGGCATCGCGCTGTCCGGCCCGCATTACCGCCAGCCCGAGGAACTGCTGCGCGATGCCGATGCCGCGATGTACAACGCGAAGGACGGCGGTCGCCACCGCGCGGCGATGTTCGACGACCGCCTGCGCCGCGAGGCGCTGTCGCTGCTGGACATGGAGAGCGACCTGCGCCACGCGCTCAGTCGCAACGAGTTCGAACCGTTCTACCAGCCGATCGTGGAGCTGGCCGACGGCCGCGTCGCCGGCTACGAGGCGCTGCTGCGCTGGCATCACCCCGAGCGCGGCCTGCTGCCGCCGCACGATTTCCTGCTGATCGCCGAGGAATGCGGCTGTGCCGAGGCGATCGACTGGCAGATCTTCGAGCAGGTCTGCACCCAGGCCGTGCGGCTGATCGGCACCGAGGGCTTCATCAGCATCAACGTCTCCGGCCGGCACTTCCGCTCCGCCGACCTGGACCAGCGGCTGCTGGCGTTGTTCGACCAGTACGCCGTGCCGACACGCTGCATCCGCATCGAGGTCACCGAGCACGCGCTGCTGGAGAACCCGACCCAGGTCAAGCAGATGCTGCAGAACCTGCGCAGCCACGGCGTCGGCATCGCGCTGGACGACTTCGGCACCGGCTATTCCTCGCTCAGCTACCTGCACCAGTACCCGTTCGAGACGCTGAAGATCGACCGTTCCTTCATCACCGAGCTGCCGCCGGACGACGCCGAGACGCAAGGCCTGGCACTGGTGCGCGCGATCCAGGTGCTGGCCGATTCGCTGCGGATGAAGGTGATCGCCGAAGGCATCGAGGAAGAATCGCAGCGGCAGGCGCTGCTGCGCGTCGGCTGCCGCTACGGCCAGGGCTTCCTGTTCGCCGAGGCGCAGCCGGCCAGCACCTGGCTCGGCGCGGACAAGCCGCTGCTGTTGGCTTGA
- a CDS encoding DUF4097 family beta strand repeat-containing protein, which produces MKTTRYLPLLLCLCIGQALADTPIQLHHDATPTARISIGNVAGTVTVTAWDRNEVQVSGRLGDGARPLVITGSNGDLAIKVEPQGGSGWFNWGGDSRMAPTTLELRVPKAASLDVDVVSAPLVIDGMEGGSIQVNTVSGKARINARTPSLKVDSVSGGIEQAGHAGQAELQTVSGDILAPALGRSVTLQTISGRIQAHGGPWQKLTLSTVSGDVQLGGALAAAGSIGIDSMSGNVQVQLPANTSASLHASSFSGDLRSDFGNAKKPEHGPGSSLDVHLGDGAGKISIETFSGDLRVRKQD; this is translated from the coding sequence ATGAAAACCACCCGCTACCTTCCCCTGCTGCTGTGCTTGTGCATCGGCCAGGCCCTGGCCGACACGCCGATCCAGCTGCATCACGACGCCACCCCGACCGCCCGCATCAGCATCGGCAATGTCGCCGGCACGGTGACCGTGACCGCCTGGGATCGCAACGAGGTGCAGGTCAGCGGCCGGCTCGGCGACGGCGCTAGGCCGCTGGTGATCACTGGCAGCAACGGCGACCTGGCAATCAAGGTGGAACCGCAGGGCGGCTCCGGCTGGTTCAACTGGGGCGGCGACAGCAGGATGGCGCCGACCACGCTGGAACTGCGCGTCCCCAAGGCCGCCTCGCTCGACGTCGACGTGGTCAGCGCACCGCTGGTCATCGACGGCATGGAGGGCGGCAGCATCCAGGTCAATACGGTTAGTGGCAAGGCTCGTATCAACGCCCGCACGCCCTCGCTGAAGGTGGACAGCGTCAGCGGTGGCATCGAGCAGGCCGGGCACGCCGGGCAGGCCGAGCTGCAGACCGTCAGCGGCGACATCCTTGCTCCCGCACTGGGCCGCAGCGTCACGCTGCAGACCATCTCCGGCCGGATCCAGGCCCACGGCGGGCCATGGCAGAAGCTCACGCTCAGCACGGTATCCGGCGACGTGCAGCTCGGCGGCGCGCTGGCAGCCGCCGGCAGCATCGGCATCGACAGCATGAGCGGCAATGTGCAGGTTCAGCTGCCCGCCAACACCTCCGCCAGCCTGCACGCCAGCAGCTTCAGCGGCGACCTGCGCAGCGATTTCGGCAACGCGAAGAAACCCGAGCACGGCCCCGGCAGCTCGCTGGACGTCCACCTCGGCGACGGTGCCGGCAAGATCAGCATCGAGACCTTCAGCGGCGACCTGCGCGTGCGCAAACAGGATTGA
- a CDS encoding NTP/NDP exchange transporter, with amino-acid sequence MLSALAFFFVMTSYYIIRPVMGQLSGAVGSQSLPLFYGAVFVVMLLLAPVFGMLVARFPRRQLLGWSYSFFILCLLAFVPAFMAQDRIGARELGVLFFVWASVFNLFVVSLFWSFMADIFSSGQARRVFSLIALGGMAGAVFGPLVTRLLVQLIGVAPLLVVSACALTLSLALLLRLSAQHDRQSGSAGEAAIGGSLWAGIRQLWSRPFLRYMALLMLFGDGIGTLAYALVADYAKAHFTSTVARTLFYSNLDLATNLLGAVLQLSVTPWLLVRRGAGWGLVVPSLVNLALLAGVALIGGGSFAFFSYSVPLLAVMQVITRGFAYGMTKPAVDALYTRVPRETRYKGKNFVETAVWRFGDVVVTSAVSGLRLLGWGVAGLALAGAGVAALAVMVSRRAGWSPDLAPDEQAPEDKTAKASA; translated from the coding sequence ATGCTGTCCGCGCTGGCGTTCTTTTTCGTGATGACCTCGTACTACATCATCCGGCCAGTCATGGGCCAGCTGAGCGGTGCGGTCGGTTCGCAGTCGCTGCCGCTGTTCTACGGCGCGGTGTTCGTGGTGATGCTGCTGCTGGCGCCGGTGTTCGGCATGCTGGTGGCGCGCTTCCCGCGCAGGCAATTGCTTGGCTGGAGCTACAGCTTCTTCATTTTGTGCCTGCTCGCGTTCGTGCCTGCGTTCATGGCGCAGGATCGCATCGGCGCGCGCGAGCTGGGCGTGCTGTTCTTCGTCTGGGCCAGCGTGTTCAACCTGTTCGTGGTGTCGCTGTTCTGGAGCTTCATGGCGGACATCTTCTCCAGCGGTCAGGCACGGCGGGTGTTTTCGCTGATCGCATTGGGCGGCATGGCTGGCGCGGTCTTTGGTCCGCTGGTGACCAGGCTGCTGGTGCAGCTGATCGGGGTGGCGCCGTTGCTGGTGGTTTCTGCATGCGCGCTGACGCTCTCGCTGGCGCTTTTGCTGCGGCTTTCCGCGCAACACGATCGGCAGTCGGGCAGCGCTGGCGAGGCTGCGATCGGTGGTTCGCTGTGGGCTGGCATCAGGCAGCTCTGGTCGCGCCCCTTCCTGCGTTACATGGCTTTGCTGATGCTGTTCGGCGATGGCATCGGTACGCTGGCCTATGCGCTGGTGGCGGACTATGCCAAGGCGCATTTCACCAGCACGGTCGCGCGCACGCTGTTCTACAGCAATCTCGACCTGGCCACCAATCTGCTCGGTGCGGTGCTGCAGTTGAGCGTGACGCCATGGCTGCTGGTGCGTCGCGGCGCGGGCTGGGGATTGGTGGTCCCGTCGCTGGTGAATCTGGCCTTGCTGGCCGGGGTGGCGCTGATCGGTGGCGGGAGTTTTGCGTTCTTCAGCTACAGCGTGCCGCTGCTGGCGGTGATGCAGGTGATCACGCGCGGCTTCGCCTACGGCATGACCAAGCCGGCGGTGGATGCGCTGTATACGAGGGTGCCGCGCGAGACGCGCTACAAGGGCAAGAACTTCGTGGAAACCGCAGTGTGGCGGTTCGGCGACGTGGTGGTGACCAGCGCAGTGAGCGGCCTGCGCCTGCTGGGCTGGGGCGTGGCCGGCCTGGCCTTGGCCGGTGCCGGCGTTGCCGCGCTGGCCGTCATGGTGTCCCGGCGTGCCGGCTGGTCGCCGGATCTGGCGCCGGACGAGCAGGCGCCCGAGGACAAGACGGCGAAAGCATCGGCTTGA
- the mtgA gene encoding monofunctional biosynthetic peptidoglycan transglycosylase has product MPVLSRRPMLARLLRSLAILLLAWLALSWLVVLVLRFVPPWTSAVMMERQLGAWIHGEKDFHLRQHWVPWTQVSSWVPLAMVAGEDQKFPYHHGFDLDSIQDALDAADDGKRLRGASTISQQTAKNLFLWNGRSFVRKGLEAYFTVLIELTWPKRRILEVYMNIAELGNGVYGVGAASEAYFHTVPAQLGPAQAARLAAVLPSPRRLHADRPSAYVQRRTEWIQRQMSRLGGPAYIEGHAPPHTTR; this is encoded by the coding sequence ATGCCCGTTCTGTCCCGCCGCCCCATGCTGGCCCGTTTGCTGCGCTCGCTGGCGATCCTGCTGCTCGCATGGCTGGCGCTGAGCTGGCTGGTGGTGCTGGTGCTGCGCTTCGTGCCGCCGTGGACGTCGGCGGTGATGATGGAGCGCCAGCTCGGCGCATGGATCCATGGCGAGAAGGATTTCCACCTGCGCCAGCACTGGGTGCCGTGGACGCAGGTGTCGAGCTGGGTGCCGCTGGCGATGGTGGCCGGCGAGGACCAGAAGTTCCCCTACCACCACGGCTTCGACCTCGACTCCATCCAGGACGCGCTCGACGCGGCCGACGACGGCAAGCGCCTGCGCGGCGCCAGCACGATCAGCCAGCAGACCGCCAAGAACCTGTTCCTGTGGAACGGCCGCAGCTTCGTGCGCAAGGGGCTGGAGGCGTACTTCACCGTGCTGATCGAGCTGACCTGGCCGAAGCGGCGCATCCTCGAGGTGTACATGAACATCGCCGAGCTGGGCAACGGCGTCTATGGCGTGGGCGCGGCCAGCGAGGCGTACTTCCACACCGTGCCGGCGCAGCTCGGTCCGGCCCAGGCCGCCCGCCTGGCCGCGGTGCTGCCCAGCCCGCGGCGCCTGCATGCGGACCGGCCCAGCGCCTACGTGCAACGTCGCACCGAGTGGATCCAGCGGCAGATGTCCCGACTCGGCGGACCCGCCTACATCGAAGGCCACGCGCCACCGCACACGACTCGCTGA